From the genome of Maniola jurtina chromosome 26, ilManJurt1.1, whole genome shotgun sequence:
AAGAAATTTAGCGacgaatacataataatcaatatCATTAGtgacaaaaacatttttttttaaatatcagcTGTTTACATTGACGTCAGTCTTGTTATTACAGATAAAAGTTAATTTCGCAAAACATTTATATCCCacacctacttaataatatacaCAAAggtgtgtttgtctatctgtcatcCTTTTACGCCCCAACCGCTCTGTTGGTTTGGGTATGGATAGCTTAATTTTATTCAGGTACAAGTAAGCCCAATGCAATCTAAattggtgataagtgatgatgcagtctaagatggaagcgggctaacctggaaggtatatttataagttataaccCTTTCGTTCATCACCAAACACCAAACACGGCATCAccaaaacgctaaatcgcttggcggcacggttttgccaaTAGAATGGTAActagccgaagcctcccaccaaaccagacaagaaactcggcggttgctcttttcaagtattcaatttactataatatgccatactgtatacaagcaatcgcagcgccgtgtattgctggagcgagttaaATCCAAGCttattttgtcatttacataatcttcgattgtctaataagcttttttcaggagcatacttttaatagattttttaaacttttgtaaaggctgtggaattttattaggtataaagTATTACACTCATttccacaaatgactttcccactttactgaggcggagcgtaggatatgcgccTTTCCTTTCTTGAAGTCCTTGAGtatccttttttgaagtcggttaaaaatatataaactaacGCATCGACAACCCTAATCCCCTCAGCAAGTATGCGCCGATATTTTTTCACTGGAACAGGAAATCGGTGAGTcgaattacaattattattttttgtttaatttttatcacgCATTGTTTTAAaccggaaattttaaaaaacgctTAAAAATCGAACACAACAATTGAATtttggtcatcatcatcatcattttcagacctgggcgcgtttggaacccttgtagctttatttttagggtttcaaccttaaaaggaaaaacggaacccttataggatcactttgttgtctgtctgtccgtcgtgtctgtcaagaaacctatagggtacttcccgttgtcctagaatcatgaaaggcaggtaggtaggtcttatagcacatgtaaaggaataaatctgaaaaccgcaaagtggttacatcatttaaaaaaaattaaaatgtgtttcaattttcaaagtaagataactataccaagtggggtattatatatgaaagggttttacctgtacattctaaagatttttatttatttctatgtataatagtttttgatatatcgtacaaaatgttggaaaaataccctaATACGGGATGTTGAAGCGCCTACAGCTTTTTCTCGGCAAATGCACTTTGTTGCGAATAGTTTTAATAATGTTGACAAAGaccataaataattgtttatcctaatgtatttttgtattgtatatattttaaatagaaaTTAATTAACTACATAATTAACATATATTTCATATATTTTCATGTATTAAATTCAAATCTTACTTATCTAAAATCATAAATTTGTTATCTGTTTGCAATGTTAGTTCATACAACATATTTTCTTTAGCAACCCTCAATTTTATATAACTCTAGATTGTCATtttacgtttttataattttcctttTGTTCTCTTCTCTTGGTTAAAAAAACCAAACGGTCTGCGCgccaataaattcatttttagaagaaatatctttaattttatCATCCACGCATCAACAATTGGCGACCGTAATGTAACAATACGAACCTGTAAACTACAAACAAAAGGAGACGACCAACAATAATCAAGAAATACGCAATTGCAACTTGGCGGCTACTCGACGATCCAGCAACGTGTTACAATCGTCTGGTCAGAGCAGCTCAAGCCGGGAAGGTGATCGTATTTCTGGAATTGGAGGACATCTGCGCTGAAGTCAGCACCGATCAGCATTCGCATCCGTGCCGGCCTATTCAGATAAGTGCCCTACTTTTCCTACACATAACCCCTTTTGTCTCATCAATATCTCATTCCTAGATACTCATTcctataaaatatcatttaaatcctttcttacttAAAGGTTACTATTAAAATACACTGCGATTAGAGTGAAATAATAACTAaattagtgaaataaaacagtttAAAATCAAAGTACCTACGTCATCATCGTAACTATTGCATCATATTTTATTGTCGTTATTTTTTTTCGCGCCGGAGGCTCTTTATAGATATTTAGTGTTCCAAACaattagatattataaaattaaactcgCTATACATATTTATCGTTACCTAACtagtaaaaatattcaatttcaataatttgtttgttagtttatcatTGTAGTTTTAACAGTTTATACCTACCGTAACTAGTCAAGATTAGTACCTATCAAAACTCCTTTGCTTATTATACTGAAATAAGTACTCAAGGTCAGTGTGCCGACGATTTCAGCTTGGCggggtacctatacctactcacgACGCGACGTGGCGTGGCGGGCGCGAGTTACACAGCGCGTTCCACGGAGCTGAGCTGCGCTTGCCGGTTCACAGGTGACACCAAAGAGACTATACAAGGAGCGtgagaatttatttattattttagttattagtttTGGAATCAGTCGAGTaacaaatattatacaaaatgaCTAACGTTAACGACAACAAAGGCGATTTAAAGATCCTATTAACAAAAAGAACATCAATTAAGGGCCGTatcacaaaatttaaaaattatgtcgataatatttctaaaaaagaaGTTTTAACGCCAATTCAAATATCCGAATTAACAATTAAATTAGAGAAATTTCGTTTACTTTCGGTTCAATACGAGCAGTTGCAAGATTCAATCGATGTTTTAAATTCAGAAAATATAGCTTTTGAAATCAACGAACGAGATGCCATTGAGCAGGACTGTGCGACATGTATGGCTATTGCTCAAACTATTATTAACGAATCGAATAGTCATAAAGACAGTCACGATCATAGCAACTCGTCCTTGTCTCAGTGCCATCGCGAACACTATGAAGCTGAGTTTAAGTTACCGCAAttgcaaattaataaattcgATGGTGCCTATTTTCGGTGGCTTGAATTCCGCGACACATTTTTATCGCTTATACACAACAACGAGCGCATCAAGCCTATtcataaatttcattatttggTATCGTACTTAGAAGGTGACGCCGCTCGTGTCATCGCGAATCTTGAGGTTTCTGCTTCTAACTATAATGACGCGTGGCGCTTATTGTGCGATAGGTACGATAACAAGCGACAACTTATTAATCATCATTTAAATGCTCTTTTTAAAATCGAAACTATGACACGCGAGACTGATCGTTCATTACGCTTTGTGGTGGACACAGTTACTAAGAACTTACGTGCATTATCCAGTTTGGGTCAAGCTACTGAACATTGGGACTTAATGATAATTCATATGATTTGCTCAAAATTAGATCCACGTACACTTACTAAATGGGAAGAGATGCGTAATTCTTTGGATGATATACCCACACTTacacaatttaataaatttttaaccgatCGCGCAGACATTTTAGAGACACTTAATCGCAATAGATTGGAGAGGTCTAAGACATCATCCACCTCTTCACGCCCTGCTACAGGTCAGAATTCTATCACTAGCAATCAAACAAAATCTTTTACTTCACTAACTccaaataacaatattaaagGTTGCGTTATATGCAAAGGTGACCATAGAATATATGATTGCGCTAATTTCAAGGCCAAGAGTATAGAAGAAAGAAAAGCTGACGTACAGCGACTAAAGCTATGCACAAATTGCCTCAGGTTAGGCCACAATCAGCGTAACTGCAGGCTTGGTCCTTGTCGTAAGTGCAAAAAGttccataatagttttttgtGTGATCAAACAGCACCGTCTAATTCCAATAGCAATGATTCTACAAACACTACCGAAACAATAGTCAATTTTTCTAGACAACCAGTAAATCAAGTCATATTGTCTACAGCCATAGTCGAAGTTACCAAtcctaaaataaacaaatcactAAAGGTCCGCGCTTTACTAGATTGCGGAAGTCAATCATCTTTTTTAACCAATCGTTTGAAAGACATTCTAGGTCTCGAGTCACAgcctattaataaaattaacgttGTAGGTATTGGCAACAACTCTTCAAATTTCATCACTGAGAGTTGCATTGCCCATATTAGTTCAATACACCAAGATTATAATGTTGCTTTGACTTGCTATATACTCAAAGAGTTgacgggttcgattcctgctgCTCCTATGAATTTACaaggttttaaaattccaaataaTTTGAAACTTGCAGATCCTAATTTTGACATTCCTTCGTCCATCGATGTCCTCATTGGTGCAGACCTCTTTTGGGATGTCCTTGGTAATGATACACTTACCTTAGGTCCAAGTTTTCCAAAATTAAGAAACACAAAGTTTGGCTGGATAATTGCCGGTCCAATTTATACAAATGTCAATATGTCCAACAAAATTCAATGTAATAAGTCAATACTAAAACAAAATGAAGAAACAGAAAGTCTACATGAACTATTACCAAAATTCTGGAACATTGAAGAGATTCCAAACAAAACATGCCTTACTAATACAGAAAAGGCCTGTGAACAACATTTTGTATCCAATACCACTCAATTGTCAAGTGGAAGGTTTTGTGTTCAACTTCCACTCATTGATACACCAGATTGTTTAGGTGATTCCTATTCCATGGCTAAGCAGCGATTTCTAAATTTAGAAAAGCGTTTTAGGAGAAATCCGCAGATCAAAGAACAATACGTCGAATTTATTCGCGAATATGCTGCACTTGGTCATTTAGAAGTTCTTCCTATAGCTAAACCACTTGAACTATCCTATTTTTTGTGTCATCATGCTGTATTCAAAGAGACAAGCGAATCGACGAAAATTAGAGTCGTCTATGACGGATCTGCCCCTACCCCTTCAGGCTACGCGCTCAATGACATTCTAATGGTGGGGCCAAATATCCAAGATTCACTCTTTGCAATATTAATTCGAGCCAGacaatataaatttttactaaCAACTGACATCGAAAAAATGTATCGGCAAATTGCATTACATGATGATAATCAAAATCTCCAATTAATTTTATGGCGAGAGCATGAATCGGAACCAATTAAAATATTGCGTTTAAAAACCGTAACTTACGGTCTAGCAAGTTCAAGTTTCTTAAGCACACGTTGTCTTTGGCAATTAGGACACGAGTGTACAGACAAATCAATcgaaacaataattaaaaatgatttctATGTCGATGATCTCATTACCGGAGCTAACACCGAGGACGAACTGACACACATTCAAAATTCGGTATCTAATACTCTTAAGTCTGGATGCTTTAACCTTCGGAAATATCGATCTAATTCCAAATCAATTTTGAATGCCATAAATCCAGAAGAAAAATTAAGTATTAGCTCCTCCACTTCCACTTTAGGACTTGGGTGGACTCCGGGGAATGACAAACTTCAGATATCATTCCAGATCCCTGACAAATCATCAAAGGTAACCAAACGTTTAATCTTGTCATTTACATTCAAAATCTTTGATCCATTGGGTTTGATAAGTCCATGTGTCATTTTACCTAAAATGCTATTGCAGTCTCTGTGGCTTCAAAAAATCCCATGGCATGGTCCCGAATTCTTACAAAAACCAGAATCAGAATGGCCTGTTCTTCCATCACAACGCGTTGAGGAGAACCTACCAGAAACTAAAAGCCTTTCAGCTGCGGTAGTAGACATTCCAGATTCTATTATAGAATTTGAACGTTActcaaaattatcaaaattacaAAGAACTTTTGCATACATAAAACGGTTTATTCATAACCTACGACACAAAACCAACAAACTCACAGGCAGTTTATCCTTAGAAGAATTAAATGATGCATTTTCAAATCTTTGTGCCATAGCTCAAAAACAATCTTTTCCAaaagaatttaaattattagcAAGTGGAAAGCCAATtagcaataattctaatattatatcattgacACCTTTCTTTGATAAGGATGCTAAATTAATACGAGTTGGTGGCAGAATTGACAATTCTAACTATGATTTCAACAAAAAACATCCTATTTTGCTACACTCAAGTCATCATCttactaaattaattttcaaacaatACCACCTTCGTCATATGCATGCTGGACCACAGCTATTGCTTGCATCAATCCGTGAATCATTATGGCCAGTTAACGGCAGACGCCTTGCTAGAAACACATTTCACAACTGCGTAACATGCAAGCGCCATCAAGGGAAGGCAATCTATCCCATAATGGGTAACTTACCCATCCAAAGAATTACACCTGACTTTCCATTCAAAACTGTGGGAATAGACTTTGCTGGTCCATTCTATATCTCTAATAAGAAGGGTCGTGGGTCCAGAGTCATCAAAGCATATTTGTGTTTATTCGTATGTCTAAGATTCAAATGTTTACATTTAGAAGCTGTCAGTGACCTAACCAAAGAAGGTTTTTTACAAGCGCTACACCGATTTTCGTCTAGACGTGGAAAACCTACGGAAATTTTTTGCGATAACGCGGGAAATTTTGTCGCGGCAGCCAAGgaaataggtaactttttaaaGGCCAATAAACAAACTATCATTGACTCTGCAACTGAAGAACAAATTAAATTCGTATTCTCACCCACGTATAGTCCCCACTTTGGTGGCATTTTTGAGGCTGGCGTCAAATCCGCTAAATACCACATCCGTCGCGTCATGGGTAACACCCATCTAAATTTTGAAGAATTAGGAACATTATTCACTCAAGTCGAGGCTATTTTAAATAGTAGACCTTTATGTCCCCTGTCATCCAATCCTACCGACTACCTCTCCTTAACTCCGGGGCACTTTCTGATAGGGCGTCCACTTACTTCGTTGCCATCACCTTCGCTACAAGATTACAATCCAAATCGCCTTCGACGCTATGAAAGACTCGAACAAATTCGCCAGCACTTTTGGCAGCGATGGCAAAAGGAATACATCGCAGAACTTCAGCAGCGATCAAAATGGAGAACAAATTCAGCAAAACTAAAAGAAGGAGATCTAGTACTTCTAATAGAGGACAACTTACCTCCACTATGCTGGAAGCTAGGAAGAGTTTCCCGATTATTTCCCGGATCAGATGGAGTATCACGCGTCGCTGAAGTAACTACATCCAAAGGCACCTTCAGAAGACCATACGTAAAACTTTGCCCACTACTTACCTGTGATGATCCAGAAAGTTGAAAGCTGCACTTTCCACGGAGGGGAGGATGTTGAAGCGCCTACAGCTTTTTCTCGGCAAATGCACTTTGTTGCGAATAGTTTTAATAATGTTGACAAAGaccataaataattgtttatcctaatgtatttttgtattgtatatattttaaatagaaaTTAATTAACTACATAATTAACATATATTTCATATATTTTCATGTATTAAATTCAAATCTTACTTATCTAAAATCATAAATTTGTTATCTGTTTGCAATGTTAGTTCATACAACATATTTTCTTTAGCAACCCTCAATTTTATATAACTCTAGATTGTCATtttacgtttttataattttcctttTGTTCTCTTCTCTTGGTTAAAAAAACCAAACGGTCTGCGCgccaataaattcatttttagaagaaatatctttaattttatCATCCACGCATCaacacggaaccctcagtacgcgagtctgactcgcaattggccggttttttcctatAAAACTGAGAATGcataagtatataattttttataagcTCGCCTtcattataaatttaattagcATTTTATGTCGTAAGTCTGAATTATTATAATGTGAGAAAAATGTAGAACAAtggttattttaaataatataacctaaataataaaaacacgtATTATacgtaacataatatattatagtaattacAAACCTAACTTTATAACACCGTCGTGTTTGATAAGAAATCTATCATTTAGATGAGATCTTATGTAATAAGTTATTGTGTATACTGAATACAAAGTCCATAGCTtccaaaaaactaaaattgtCGTTAAGAATATCAATATAGTAAACTT
Proteins encoded in this window:
- the LOC123878791 gene encoding uncharacterized protein LOC123878791, which produces MHAGPQLLLASIRESLWPVNGRRLARNTFHNCVTCKRHQGKAIYPIMGNLPIQRITPDFPFKTVGIDFAGPFYISNKKGRGSRVIKAYLCLFVCLRFKCLHLEAVSDLTKEGFLQALHRFSSRRGKPTEIFCDNAGNFVAAAKEIGNFLKANKQTIIDSATEEQIKFVFSPTYSPHFGGIFEAGVKSAKYHIRRVMGNTHLNFEELGTLFTQVEAILNSRPLCPLSSNPTDYLSLTPGHFLIGRPLTSLPSPSLQDYNPNRLRRYERLEQIRQHFWQRWQKEYIAELQQRSKWRTNSAKLKEGDLVLLIEDNLPPLCWKLGRVSRLFPGSDGVSRVAEVTTSKGTFRRPYVKLCPLLTCDDPES